From the genome of Proteus vulgaris, one region includes:
- the hutX gene encoding heme utilization cystosolic carrier protein HutX, whose protein sequence is MNTELQQFLMTEPDGTLETIATQFNTTLLEVVRHLPSRSLMSGEQFDTVWDSVMKWGNVTTLVHTQDVILEFSGELPSGFHRHGYFNLRGKKGMTGHIKAENCQSIAMIERKFMGMDTASILFFNQQGVAMFKIFLGRDEHRQLLPEQLSAFRQLAQQLNKE, encoded by the coding sequence ATGAATACTGAATTACAACAATTTTTAATGACTGAGCCTGATGGAACATTGGAAACTATTGCTACACAATTTAATACCACATTGTTGGAGGTTGTGAGACATTTACCATCACGCTCATTAATGAGTGGCGAACAATTCGATACTGTATGGGATAGTGTGATGAAATGGGGTAATGTCACCACGCTTGTGCATACTCAAGATGTTATCTTAGAGTTTAGTGGTGAGTTGCCAAGTGGTTTCCATCGTCATGGCTATTTTAACTTACGAGGTAAAAAAGGAATGACTGGCCATATTAAAGCCGAAAATTGCCAATCCATCGCAATGATCGAACGTAAGTTTATGGGTATGGATACCGCCTCTATTTTATTTTTCAATCAACAAGGCGTTGCTATGTTTAAAATTTTCCTTGGACGAGATGAACATCGTCAATTATTGCCAGAGCAACTATCAGCCTTCCGTCAATTAGCACAACAATTAAATAAGGAATAA
- a CDS encoding SUMF1/EgtB/PvdO family nonheme iron enzyme, producing the protein MFDIYSPDPLRAKVESQSAGKRTILYSAKGQPNYMYVVPYFRLNEVSDNLDDTIHSAFIVNEKVKNGFFYACYPASLHQGELLSLPNQKPATLLDLLSFQQYAQHTGRGFHLSTHAEWAALMLWCRHHNMIEDGNTDYGRSFLHPEQSVNRVDGKEAGDTDFTTGDPTTITGPQWSNWYHDNSEFGISDLCGNLWEWQSGMQLNAGEIQIIKDNDSVFCGDPSVTEQWHSIALSTGQLLPINHPDSAKYDAPSDHCDKNAGTPILSTSIKHYNGTPTDNGYPAGLMDGDFNAITAENSIEIPTLFKELGLYPAINQQDNDQVYLRNYGQRSLMRGGAWYSQQAAGMRTLCLSHNASHRSTSVGGRLAWIDTTS; encoded by the coding sequence ATGTTTGATATCTATTCACCCGATCCTTTACGGGCAAAAGTTGAGTCACAGTCAGCAGGAAAAAGAACTATTTTATACTCAGCAAAAGGCCAACCTAACTATATGTACGTTGTTCCTTATTTTCGATTAAATGAGGTATCAGATAATCTTGATGATACTATTCACTCTGCATTTATTGTAAATGAAAAAGTTAAGAATGGATTTTTCTATGCGTGTTACCCCGCTTCATTGCATCAAGGTGAGTTGTTAAGTTTGCCTAACCAAAAACCGGCGACATTATTAGATTTATTGAGTTTTCAGCAATATGCACAACATACAGGGCGGGGATTTCATTTAAGTACCCATGCAGAATGGGCTGCTTTAATGCTGTGGTGTCGCCACCACAATATGATTGAAGATGGCAATACAGATTATGGACGAAGTTTTCTTCATCCAGAGCAATCTGTTAATCGCGTTGATGGTAAAGAAGCTGGTGATACTGACTTTACTACAGGTGATCCCACGACAATAACAGGACCGCAATGGTCGAATTGGTATCATGATAATAGTGAGTTTGGTATTAGTGATTTATGTGGCAACCTTTGGGAATGGCAAAGCGGTATGCAATTAAATGCCGGAGAAATACAGATAATTAAAGATAATGATTCAGTATTCTGTGGTGATCCCTCTGTAACAGAGCAATGGCATTCAATAGCATTATCAACGGGGCAATTATTGCCCATCAATCATCCCGATAGCGCAAAATACGATGCCCCTTCAGATCATTGTGACAAAAATGCAGGCACTCCCATTTTATCAACTTCAATAAAACACTATAACGGCACACCAACAGATAATGGTTATCCTGCGGGATTAATGGATGGTGATTTTAATGCAATAACAGCAGAAAATAGTATTGAAATACCTACATTATTTAAAGAATTAGGATTATATCCAGCAATAAACCAACAGGACAATGATCAGGTTTATTTACGAAATTATGGTCAACGCTCTTTAATGCGCGGAGGGGCTTGGTATTCACAACAAGCTGCAGGTATGCGAACTTTGTGTTTAAGCCACAATGCATCACATCGCAGCACTTCTGTCGGTGGTCGCCTTGCTTGGATTGATACAACCAGTTAA
- a CDS encoding NAD(P)H-binding protein, translating to MKTWVIFGAGGKGIGAHIADIGVTQQRPIVALVRSEDAANRLEEKGIKTVIGDAIDAKAVEAVLTLAGKEADIISTMGGENDYLAHRTVIDTAEKMGFQRMLMVSSLGCGDSWVALSDRAKAAFGQAVREKSLAEVWLQTSRFDYAIVRPGGLLNGEETGKAQLYQYEETHGLVNRRDVARLVTQLLEADLLDDQVYAVVEPGLVPTKS from the coding sequence GTGAAAACTTGGGTTATTTTTGGTGCTGGCGGTAAAGGGATTGGCGCACATATTGCAGATATTGGCGTTACACAACAACGCCCTATTGTGGCTTTAGTTCGTTCCGAAGATGCGGCCAATCGTTTAGAAGAAAAAGGGATCAAAACAGTTATTGGTGATGCGATTGATGCTAAAGCGGTTGAAGCTGTTTTAACACTAGCAGGAAAAGAAGCAGACATTATCTCCACAATGGGCGGAGAAAATGATTATCTTGCGCATAGAACCGTGATTGATACTGCGGAAAAAATGGGGTTTCAACGGATGCTCATGGTTTCTTCTTTAGGCTGTGGCGATAGTTGGGTTGCTTTATCTGACAGAGCAAAAGCCGCTTTTGGGCAAGCCGTTAGAGAAAAATCATTAGCTGAAGTATGGCTGCAAACTAGCCGTTTTGATTATGCGATAGTAAGACCTGGCGGATTACTGAATGGTGAAGAAACGGGTAAAGCTCAGCTTTATCAATATGAAGAGACTCACGGCTTAGTTAATCGTCGTGATGTCGCGCGTTTGGTGACTCAACTTCTTGAAGCCGATCTTCTAGATGATCAAGTTTATGCAGTGGTTGAACCGGGTTTGGTGCCAACTAAATCATAG
- a CDS encoding ABC-F family ATPase has product MLISNNITMQFGSKPLFENISVKFGGGNRYGLIGANGSGKSTFMKILGGDLVPSSGNVFLDPNERLGKLKQDQFAYEEYTVLDTVIMGHTELWEVKQERERIYNLPEMSEEDGLRVADLEVKFGEMDGYTVESRAGELLLNVGIPLEQHNGPMSEVAPGWKLRVLLAQALFADPDILLLDEPTNNLDIDTIRWLEQTLNERNSTMIIISHDRHFLNMVCTHMADLDYGALAVHPGNYDEYMFAATQARERLLADNAKKKAQINELQSFVSRFSANASKSRQATSRAKQIEKIQLAEVKASSRQNPFIRFEQEKKLFRNALEVENISKGYDDNAPLFKDVNMMLEVGEKVAILGNNGVGKSTMIKTLVGELTPDTGRLKWSENSNIGYYAQDHATDFEVDMTVFDWMSLWMKPEDDEQSVRSVLGRLLFSQDDLKKSVQVLSGGEKGRMLFGKLMMQKPNILIMDEPTNHLDMESIESLNMALELYQGTLIFVSHDREFVSSLANRIIEITPEKVTNFQGTYDEFLAKKGVTL; this is encoded by the coding sequence TTGTTAATCAGCAATAATATCACTATGCAGTTTGGCTCGAAGCCACTGTTTGAAAACATTTCTGTCAAATTCGGTGGCGGAAATCGCTATGGTTTAATCGGTGCTAACGGTAGCGGTAAATCAACCTTTATGAAAATTTTAGGTGGCGATTTAGTGCCAAGTAGCGGTAACGTATTTCTTGATCCTAATGAGCGCCTTGGTAAATTAAAACAAGACCAATTTGCTTATGAAGAATATACAGTGCTTGATACTGTGATTATGGGGCACACTGAACTTTGGGAAGTTAAACAAGAGCGCGAACGCATCTATAACTTACCAGAAATGAGTGAAGAAGATGGCTTACGAGTTGCCGATCTGGAAGTAAAATTCGGTGAAATGGACGGTTATACCGTTGAATCTCGTGCTGGCGAATTGTTATTAAATGTAGGCATTCCATTAGAACAACATAATGGCCCTATGAGTGAAGTCGCACCAGGTTGGAAATTACGTGTGTTATTAGCGCAAGCCCTATTCGCTGATCCGGATATTTTGTTACTGGATGAACCGACGAATAACTTGGATATTGATACTATTCGTTGGCTTGAACAAACGCTAAATGAACGTAACAGTACCATGATCATTATTTCCCATGACCGTCACTTCTTAAATATGGTCTGTACGCACATGGCTGACCTTGACTACGGTGCATTAGCCGTTCATCCAGGTAACTATGATGAATATATGTTTGCTGCAACCCAAGCGCGTGAACGTTTATTAGCGGATAATGCGAAGAAAAAAGCACAGATTAATGAATTACAATCTTTTGTAAGTCGTTTCAGTGCTAATGCATCTAAATCACGCCAAGCAACCTCTCGTGCTAAGCAAATTGAAAAAATTCAATTAGCTGAAGTTAAAGCATCAAGTCGCCAAAACCCATTCATCCGCTTTGAACAAGAGAAAAAATTATTCCGTAATGCGCTTGAAGTGGAAAATATCTCTAAAGGCTATGATGATAATGCCCCACTGTTTAAAGACGTCAATATGATGCTTGAAGTGGGCGAAAAAGTTGCCATTCTAGGTAATAACGGTGTGGGTAAATCGACGATGATTAAAACATTAGTCGGTGAATTAACACCAGATACAGGCCGTTTAAAATGGTCTGAAAACTCAAATATCGGTTATTATGCACAAGATCATGCAACTGATTTTGAAGTAGATATGACCGTATTTGATTGGATGAGCTTATGGATGAAACCAGAAGACGACGAACAATCTGTACGTAGCGTATTAGGTCGTTTACTGTTCTCTCAAGATGACTTGAAAAAATCAGTTCAAGTTTTATCTGGTGGTGAAAAAGGCAGAATGTTATTTGGTAAGCTGATGATGCAAAAACCAAACATTCTGATTATGGATGAGCCAACCAACCACTTGGATATGGAATCTATTGAATCACTGAATATGGCATTAGAACTTTATCAAGGTACTCTGATTTTTGTTTCTCATGACCGTGAATTCGTAAGTTCATTAGCAAATCGTATTATTGAAATTACACCTGAAAAAGTGACTAATTTCCAAGGTACTTATGATGAGTTCCTTGCCAAAAAAGGTGTTACACTTTAA
- a CDS encoding ABC transporter substrate-binding protein produces MDNYRRSLLKGASALSLLLASPFPVYAKPKQREIVDILGREIVLPQELTRIYVADSGLFLLYASLNEGALYERLIGMPSAFRTADLSLYHQYTRAFPQLLALPEFTAMSSGHFNSEKLIALKPDVIIVAVGTYRAISVNGVLDLLTKANIPVVVFDLSIDPLNNTPISTSIMGNLLGNISQSQAMNQFREKQLTYISQQLGKKTFKRPNVLFERAAGFTPECCLSYGNGSMGQMLQNAGGQNLGSEYIKGTYGVLNQETVIYAKPDKIFLTGADWSGYNPSGDWINLGPGANLDLAKQQLEILMQRLAYKTLDAVKNKQVYALWHSFYDSPFGFIAILQMAKWLHPDRFSHLDVDTIFYDYHTQFLPVKWETGYWVTLLDQDKE; encoded by the coding sequence ATGGATAACTATCGACGTTCATTACTAAAAGGTGCCAGTGCATTATCGTTACTATTAGCAAGCCCTTTTCCTGTTTATGCAAAACCAAAACAGAGAGAAATCGTTGACATTCTGGGAAGAGAAATTGTATTACCACAAGAATTAACACGTATTTATGTGGCAGATAGTGGGTTATTTTTACTTTATGCTTCATTAAATGAAGGCGCTCTTTATGAGCGCCTTATCGGGATGCCTTCTGCATTTCGTACCGCCGACTTAAGTTTATATCATCAATATACGCGAGCATTCCCCCAATTATTGGCATTACCTGAATTTACGGCTATGTCGAGTGGGCATTTTAATAGTGAGAAACTTATCGCGCTAAAACCTGATGTCATTATTGTGGCGGTTGGAACTTATCGTGCAATTAGTGTTAATGGTGTGCTGGATTTATTAACGAAAGCGAATATTCCTGTTGTGGTGTTTGATTTGAGTATCGACCCACTTAATAACACGCCAATTAGCACATCTATTATGGGGAATTTACTGGGTAATATTTCACAAAGCCAAGCCATGAATCAATTTCGTGAAAAACAACTCACTTATATTTCTCAGCAATTAGGAAAAAAAACATTTAAACGCCCTAATGTGTTATTTGAACGAGCAGCGGGCTTTACACCTGAGTGTTGTCTTTCTTATGGCAATGGCAGTATGGGACAAATGCTACAAAATGCAGGTGGGCAAAACTTAGGTTCAGAATATATAAAAGGCACTTATGGGGTTTTGAACCAAGAAACGGTGATTTATGCCAAACCCGATAAAATTTTTTTAACAGGGGCTGATTGGAGTGGCTATAACCCGTCAGGTGATTGGATTAACTTAGGGCCTGGTGCAAATTTAGATTTGGCAAAACAGCAACTTGAAATTTTAATGCAACGGCTTGCCTACAAAACACTCGATGCGGTTAAAAATAAACAAGTATATGCCCTTTGGCATTCATTTTATGACAGCCCTTTTGGTTTTATTGCAATCTTACAAATGGCTAAATGGCTACACCCTGATCGCTTTTCTCACCTCGATGTAGACACTATTTTTTATGATTACCATACTCAATTTTTACCTGTGAAATGGGAAACGGGCTATTGGGTAACATTACTTGATCAAGATAAGGAATAA
- a CDS encoding heme/hemin ABC transporter substrate-binding protein, protein MKKILITLSLLLLPFSLTAKENIKNDRWVIAGGSIVELVYAMDAGNKVVGVDETTSYPEQTQALPHIGYWKQLSVEGILSLRPSTFVTWDDAEPKMALRQLAQHNVKVISLPRTPATFELMLQNIRTLAVSLDKQAQGDALIDSLQSRLDTIKAKNNQIKQKVKVMFFLSPGGGIPQVAGKTSVADAILQLAGGENIATHENYRIYSAEAIIAADPELIVITTQSQKNQTGTIRASEGLASVPGVSMTQAWKNQRIIEIDQSLILGMGPRIVDAVELLHQQFYPADLVNGNKVE, encoded by the coding sequence ATGAAAAAAATATTAATTACTCTCAGTTTATTATTGTTACCTTTTAGCTTAACGGCAAAAGAGAATATAAAAAATGACCGTTGGGTCATTGCGGGTGGTTCTATTGTGGAATTAGTTTATGCCATGGATGCTGGCAATAAGGTTGTTGGTGTTGATGAAACTACCTCTTACCCAGAACAAACTCAGGCATTACCCCATATAGGGTATTGGAAACAATTAAGTGTTGAAGGCATTTTGTCTTTGCGTCCTTCTACTTTTGTAACGTGGGATGATGCTGAGCCGAAAATGGCCTTACGTCAGCTTGCACAGCATAACGTTAAGGTGATTTCTTTACCAAGAACGCCAGCAACCTTTGAGTTAATGCTTCAAAACATCCGCACGTTAGCCGTTTCACTGGATAAGCAGGCACAAGGCGATGCATTAATTGATTCATTACAATCCCGCTTAGACACTATTAAAGCCAAAAACAATCAAATTAAACAGAAAGTAAAAGTGATGTTCTTTCTTTCACCGGGAGGTGGAATTCCTCAAGTTGCAGGGAAAACCAGTGTCGCAGATGCGATCCTTCAATTAGCAGGCGGTGAGAATATCGCAACACACGAGAATTATCGTATCTATAGCGCAGAGGCCATTATTGCCGCTGATCCAGAGTTAATTGTTATTACAACACAAAGCCAGAAAAACCAAACAGGTACAATAAGAGCGTCTGAAGGATTAGCTTCTGTGCCCGGTGTGTCAATGACTCAAGCATGGAAAAATCAACGCATTATCGAAATTGATCAATCCCTTATTTTAGGAATGGGGCCTCGTATTGTGGATGCCGTAGAATTATTGCATCAACAATTTTACCCCGCTGATCTAGTAAACGGTAATAAGGTCGAATAA
- a CDS encoding TonB-dependent siderophore receptor — protein MLLLPQTIHCPNKQLKNYWKCGYSFVLPTLISLSVMSPSFASENIEKIIVTSAPSSSSDAQPYGYVAKQQTTATKSDATLLEAPQMVSVVNRSQLDNLPSESISQALRYSSGVVSEKFGAFGSGIDYSKMRGFDADYYLDGLRMLGNSGIWAPQIDSWSLESIEAVHGPASALYGQGGAGGVINMTSRRPSAETQHQVQLQAGNNKNHGIKFDTTSALNEDETWLYRVSGLALEQESQIPSSRQTRFLISPAITWKPNDALSWTILGQYQKEPRLGYYNTLPAQALGLLPNPNGKVDPNRNYNNQSHDNSHRKQQSLTSLFEYELSPQWQFKQNTRFMKVDTEISRDYTRGFLPGDRLLTAVYQEAPSKSETWVTDSQLIGKLATWDINHTVMAGFDYQHGYMTKDWWGSQTVSFDPWASHHKPDFEPYPVSRTSTKQQFDRYGYYLQDHLRWQQWNLLLSGRYDSADLDTHNQISGTTQQSHNTAWSHRVGLSYQFNNGFSPWISTSDSFDPVLGTDADGKAFIPMKSKQYEAGVKYQNPELTQLVSVSVYQLTQENVTTHNPRNPDYYQQSGEIRSRGLEFESKLVLTPQVNMMLNYAYLHNIVTSTSDPTTLNKHPVQVPTHTGSAWIDYRFHQPYLDGALLGAGVRYLGSTYGDNTNTFKVPAVWLGDVSFRYQLSAINRELQGLELGLTVSNITNKSYVSSCTSSTYCSVGSDRVVLGVLNYYF, from the coding sequence ATGTTGCTACTACCTCAAACAATACATTGTCCAAATAAGCAATTAAAAAATTATTGGAAATGTGGCTATTCTTTTGTTTTACCGACATTAATTTCACTAAGCGTGATGTCACCTTCTTTCGCATCAGAAAATATTGAAAAAATTATTGTTACTTCTGCGCCAAGTTCGTCGTCTGATGCACAACCTTACGGATATGTTGCAAAACAACAGACAACGGCAACTAAAAGTGATGCCACTTTATTAGAAGCACCACAAATGGTTTCTGTTGTTAATCGTAGCCAGCTAGATAACTTGCCCTCTGAATCTATTAGTCAAGCATTACGTTATAGCTCAGGGGTTGTGAGTGAAAAATTTGGCGCTTTTGGAAGCGGTATTGATTATTCAAAAATGCGCGGATTTGATGCTGATTATTATTTAGATGGCTTAAGAATGCTTGGTAATAGTGGTATTTGGGCGCCACAGATTGATAGTTGGAGTTTAGAAAGTATTGAAGCCGTACATGGCCCGGCATCTGCCTTATATGGACAAGGTGGTGCAGGTGGCGTGATTAATATGACATCGCGTCGCCCTTCCGCAGAAACGCAACACCAAGTGCAATTACAAGCGGGTAATAATAAAAATCATGGTATTAAATTTGATACCACATCAGCTCTTAATGAGGATGAAACATGGTTATATCGTGTTTCAGGGTTAGCGCTTGAACAAGAGTCGCAAATTCCCTCTTCTCGTCAAACTCGTTTTCTTATTTCACCGGCTATCACTTGGAAACCGAATGATGCACTGAGTTGGACAATATTGGGACAATATCAAAAAGAGCCTCGCCTAGGTTACTACAATACGCTACCGGCTCAAGCATTAGGTTTATTACCGAATCCTAATGGTAAAGTTGATCCTAATCGAAATTATAATAATCAAAGTCATGATAATTCACATCGTAAACAACAGTCGTTAACTTCATTGTTTGAATATGAATTGTCCCCACAGTGGCAATTTAAGCAAAACACTCGTTTTATGAAGGTTGATACGGAAATAAGCCGTGACTATACCCGTGGTTTTTTACCTGGTGATCGCTTATTAACTGCGGTTTATCAGGAAGCACCAAGTAAATCAGAAACATGGGTAACTGATTCACAATTAATTGGTAAATTAGCAACATGGGATATCAATCATACTGTGATGGCTGGTTTTGATTACCAGCATGGCTATATGACAAAAGATTGGTGGGGCTCACAAACGGTTAGTTTTGATCCGTGGGCATCACATCACAAGCCTGATTTTGAGCCTTACCCGGTTTCTCGTACTTCCACAAAACAACAATTTGATCGCTATGGATACTACTTACAAGATCACTTGCGTTGGCAGCAATGGAATTTATTACTCAGTGGCCGTTATGACAGTGCGGACTTAGATACACATAATCAAATATCAGGTACGACACAGCAAAGCCATAACACAGCATGGAGTCATCGTGTTGGTTTAAGTTATCAATTTAATAATGGGTTCTCACCATGGATAAGTACATCTGATAGTTTTGATCCTGTATTGGGCACTGATGCAGATGGAAAAGCTTTTATTCCAATGAAATCAAAACAATATGAAGCAGGCGTTAAATATCAAAATCCTGAGTTAACACAACTGGTTAGTGTTTCTGTATATCAATTAACCCAAGAAAATGTCACAACACATAATCCTAGAAATCCTGATTATTATCAGCAATCAGGTGAAATTCGTTCTCGTGGACTTGAGTTTGAAAGTAAATTAGTGCTAACGCCACAAGTTAATATGATGCTCAATTATGCCTATCTTCATAATATTGTGACATCGACTAGCGATCCAACCACCTTAAATAAACATCCTGTTCAAGTACCTACTCATACGGGATCTGCATGGATAGATTATCGTTTCCATCAGCCTTATTTAGACGGTGCATTATTAGGTGCGGGTGTCCGTTATTTAGGTTCAACTTACGGCGATAATACAAATACATTTAAAGTACCCGCAGTATGGTTAGGGGATGTGAGTTTCCGCTACCAATTATCGGCAATTAATCGTGAATTACAGGGTTTAGAATTAGGATTAACTGTCAGCAATATCACGAATAAATCCTATGTTTCTAGCTGTACTAGTTCGACTTATTGCAGTGTGGGAAGCGACCGTGTTGTGCTTGGTGTCCTCAATTACTATTTTTAG
- the hutW gene encoding heme anaerobic degradation radical SAM methyltransferase ChuW/HutW: MKESVATHIMPPSTEIDLTAHFALEGDSPFRDRHATMPWRGSLPIAKEEQQSTWQALLESKTPACKRLLYIHIPFCATHCTFCGFYQNNYHEEACARYTDALLREISAESDSLLYQSAPIHAVYFGGGTPSALSAKDLYRVITHLRQSLPLAPDCEITIEGRVLNFDDNRIDACLDAGANRFSIGIQTFNSKIRKRMARTSTGEEAAKFMKGLCLRDRAAVVCDLLFGLPGQDATNWQEDLTIAHDIGLDGVDLYALNLLPNTPLGKAVENQRITVPSPIQRRDLYLQGCDFMENVGWRQISNSHWARTTRERNLYNLLIKQGADCLAFGSGAGGSVNGYSWMIERSLDNYYQKITDNQKPLMMMSRTTDSGFRWRHELQAGIECGRVDLAKLSPQATLLSPLLNQWYQAGLVEDDFLCMKLTNEGRFWASNLLTSLQQLILQLNTPR, from the coding sequence ATGAAAGAGTCAGTCGCAACACATATTATGCCCCCTTCTACTGAAATTGATCTCACTGCTCATTTCGCTTTAGAAGGTGATAGCCCTTTTCGAGATAGACATGCCACCATGCCATGGCGAGGTTCTTTACCTATTGCGAAAGAAGAACAGCAATCCACATGGCAAGCCTTATTAGAAAGTAAAACACCAGCCTGCAAACGTTTGTTGTATATTCATATTCCTTTTTGTGCGACTCATTGTACGTTTTGTGGATTTTATCAAAATAACTATCACGAAGAAGCCTGTGCACGCTATACCGATGCATTACTGCGTGAGATATCGGCTGAGTCAGATAGTTTACTTTATCAATCAGCACCAATCCATGCGGTTTATTTTGGTGGTGGAACCCCTTCTGCGTTATCAGCTAAAGATCTTTATCGTGTGATCACGCATTTGCGCCAATCCCTCCCTTTAGCGCCAGATTGTGAAATCACCATTGAAGGTCGCGTTTTAAATTTTGATGATAATCGTATTGATGCTTGTTTAGATGCAGGCGCAAACCGTTTTTCTATTGGTATTCAAACCTTTAACAGTAAAATTCGTAAACGAATGGCAAGAACCTCAACGGGTGAAGAAGCAGCCAAATTTATGAAAGGGCTTTGTTTGCGCGATCGTGCTGCCGTGGTGTGTGATTTGTTATTTGGATTACCTGGGCAAGATGCGACGAACTGGCAAGAAGATCTCACTATTGCTCATGATATTGGTTTAGATGGTGTCGATCTCTATGCATTGAATTTATTGCCTAATACACCATTAGGTAAAGCGGTTGAAAATCAACGAATTACTGTGCCTTCACCAATACAAAGACGCGATCTTTATCTTCAAGGTTGTGACTTTATGGAAAATGTGGGCTGGCGTCAGATCAGTAATAGCCATTGGGCAAGAACAACCCGTGAGCGCAATCTTTACAACCTATTAATCAAGCAAGGGGCAGATTGCCTAGCTTTTGGTTCTGGTGCTGGTGGCTCAGTGAATGGTTATTCATGGATGATTGAACGTTCACTTGATAATTATTATCAAAAAATCACAGATAACCAAAAGCCCTTAATGATGATGAGTCGTACAACCGATAGTGGTTTTCGTTGGCGTCATGAGTTACAAGCTGGCATTGAGTGCGGACGTGTTGACTTAGCCAAGTTAAGCCCACAAGCGACTTTACTCTCCCCTTTATTAAATCAATGGTATCAAGCGGGTCTTGTTGAAGACGATTTTCTTTGTATGAAATTGACCAATGAAGGTCGATTTTGGGCAAGTAACTTACTGACATCCTTACAGCAATTAATTTTGCAATTAAATACACCTCGTTAA